The genomic stretch CGGCTGTTTATACAGTGACCAACAGCAATGACAGTGGGGCGGGATCCTTGCGACAGGCCATTATGGAAGCGAATCTCAATTCGGGTGCAGATACGATCATATTCGCTATGGGTTCGGGGTCGCAGACTATTTCCCCATCTTCTGCACTCCCTGCCATCACAGGGCCAGTAACCATCGATGGAACGACGCAACCTGGTTATTCGGGTACCCCAATCATTGAGTTGAATGGAAGTAACGCTGGTGCGGGAGCGAGTGGTTTCTTTATCACTGGCGGAAACACAACGATACGTGGACTCGTGATTAATCGATTCAGCGATAAAGGAATACGAATTGTTTCTCATGGCAATATTATTGTTGGCAATTACATTGGATTAAATGTCGCTGGTGATGCATTACTTAGTAATGGCGCTGAAGCAATCGGCGTTCAAGGTGCAAATAATGTTGTAGGCGGGTGGTCTAGTTCGGATCGAAATGTAATGGCTGGGTCAACCGGTAGTTCCAGCATTGGTATTTATGGTACCTCCGCCATAAATAACGTCGTGATGGGCAACTATGTAGGTACCAATTCTTCAGGCAACGCCATTTTAGGCGCTTTTGGAGACTGCATTAATATCAGCGGAGGGGCTAGAGATAATTTAATAGGCACCAATGGTGATGGGATGAACGATGCCTCCGAACGCAATGTACTTGCCGGTGCGACTTTCATGGGAGTAGCAATTTATGGACCAGGCACCAACAACAATATTGTGGCGGGGAATTACATTGGTACCAATTCAGAAGGCACTGCACCACTAGGTAATCGCTTCGGAGGTGTTGCACTGGGATATGCAGGAGTAGGTGGTCCATCGTTCAACCGTATTGGCACCAACGCCGATGGGATTGCCGATGATGTAGAGCGGAATGTCATCTCGGGAAATCCATACGGTGTCCTTTTTGGATTTGGCGGTGGTAATGGTGTCACAGGAAATACTGTTGCGGGCAATTTCATTGGGACGGATCCTACGGGATCCGTGGCATTGCCCAATACGTTTGATGGCATCGTGCTATTCGATGGGGCCAAAAATAATGTAGTGGGAGGTTTGTCAGCACCTGCTGGAAATGTGATTGCGTTTAATGGCCGCTGGGGCGTTGGGGTTCTTGGAGCCACCACAACCGGCAACACCATTTCTGGCAACAGCATCCATCACAATACCCAGCGCGGAATTGACCTGGGCGGAAATGGGGTAACTCTTAATGATCCAGGTGATTTAGATTCTGGCGCCAATGATTATGTAAACTTCCCTACGTTGTCACGCATTGTTCCTGGTGCCACTACCCATGTACTCGGTCATTATTTTGGTGCAGCCAGCACTACACTGACGCTTGAATTTTTTGCCAATACAACTGCTGATCCTTCAGGCTATGGAGAAGGTGAACGGTTTCTGGGATATACCACAATAACGACTGATTCCAATGGACAAGCATCATACGATGTCGTGTTGCCTTCCATGACCGTTTCAGGAGAAGCCATCTCAGCCACAGCTACAGATTCATCAGGCAATACATCGGAATTTTCGCGAACAGTACTTACGAATCTGGCTCCCGTCGCACAGGCAAATGGTCCTTACTTCGTAGCAGAGGGGAGTGACATCACCCTCTCCAGCACAGGTTCGAGTGATGTGGATGGTTGGATCGTCAGTTATGAGTGGGATTTCGATTACCAAGGAGACCTGTTTGATGTTAATTCTACTGGTGAATCGCCAACTTTTTCGGCCTTGAACCTCGATGGCAATTCATCCCGAACTGTAGCACTACGAGTGACTGATAACCTTGGTACAAGTTTAATAAGCACTGCAACGGTTAACATTACAAATGTTGTTCCAACTGCGACCGTGACAGGTCCTGTGGATGGTACTCCAAGCCAGGCACGAACATTTACATTATCCGCAACAGATCCGGGGATATCCGATTCCACCGCTGGATTCACCTTCCAGATCAATTGGGGAGATGGGGAATTTCAGACGGTACTTCCCACTTCAGGAAATGGTAGTGGTATTACCCTGGACCATAGTTATGCCAATACCGGTACTTATACCGTGACGGTCACTGCGACCGACAAGGATGGTGGAATCAGCAGTGTACA from Planctomycetia bacterium encodes the following:
- a CDS encoding PKD domain-containing protein; amino-acid sequence: MAAFTWFRSQRRSSKNLLVTQQPRPNLRKTLLNLEWLEDRLAPAVYTVTNSNDSGAGSLRQAIMEANLNSGADTIIFAMGSGSQTISPSSALPAITGPVTIDGTTQPGYSGTPIIELNGSNAGAGASGFFITGGNTTIRGLVINRFSDKGIRIVSHGNIIVGNYIGLNVAGDALLSNGAEAIGVQGANNVVGGWSSSDRNVMAGSTGSSSIGIYGTSAINNVVMGNYVGTNSSGNAILGAFGDCINISGGARDNLIGTNGDGMNDASERNVLAGATFMGVAIYGPGTNNNIVAGNYIGTNSEGTAPLGNRFGGVALGYAGVGGPSFNRIGTNADGIADDVERNVISGNPYGVLFGFGGGNGVTGNTVAGNFIGTDPTGSVALPNTFDGIVLFDGAKNNVVGGLSAPAGNVIAFNGRWGVGVLGATTTGNTISGNSIHHNTQRGIDLGGNGVTLNDPGDLDSGANDYVNFPTLSRIVPGATTHVLGHYFGAASTTLTLEFFANTTADPSGYGEGERFLGYTTITTDSNGQASYDVVLPSMTVSGEAISATATDSSGNTSEFSRTVLTNLAPVAQANGPYFVAEGSDITLSSTGSSDVDGWIVSYEWDFDYQGDLFDVNSTGESPTFSALNLDGNSSRTVALRVTDNLGTSLISTATVNITNVVPTATVTGPVDGTPSQARTFTLSATDPGISDSTAGFTFQINWGDGEFQTVLPTSGNGSGITLDHSYANTGTYTVTVTATDKDGGISSVHSHSITITSTGLQDDPLDPGNRLLAIGGTPGDDLIQVTPGPHDTVRVLFNGIVAASYSLNSVPPLGRIVIYGGAGNDSLQVVSSINLSVWCYGGTGNDQLYGGKGNDVLVGGPGLDQLNGNQGRDILIGGEASDSLFGGPDDDLIIGGTTAYDTLDLALRRIWSEWNSTRGYHIRVANLRGTGSEPQANDGYFLKSDGPEQTVFNDGAGDTLRGDSGLDWFFASSSGILDIILDLISQEQKDDPI